The Parcubacteria group bacterium genome includes the window TTGGTCGGGTTGTTCTTCTGGTGGAACTCAAACCAGATCCTGTAATAAAATTTCAAATTGCGAGGGTGGAATTTCCGCCCCGACCACCTCTCAATCCTGTACCTACACTCCGACTTGTTCGGCAGACACTTGGCAGTGTGAAAATTGGGGGTCTTGCTCGCCACAAGGAATACAGGCAAGAAGCTGTACCAGAACCTATGACTGCCCGTCCGCTGAAACAGCGGCCCCGGCGACATCGCAATATTGCGTAGCCCCAAACCAGCCCAAACAACAATCACCGACCGAGGATTTGGGCATAGTAAACCAAAGCACAATTATAAAATCCACAGTTAAGCTTGTTTGTCCCGTAAATAGCACCACCGCAAGCCAAGGTTCGGGCACAGTTATCAATTCAACCGGCTTAATTTTGACCAATAAACACGTCATTGACGATACAGCCGGATGTCTAGTCGGGTTTATTGATGATTATGGCGATGAACCGTATTTTGGCGACAGGCAGATCGCTGATATTTACAAAATATCCAGCGATGCTGATGTTGCTGTTTTGAAATTGAGAAATCCAAGCAACAAGCCGCTAACCTCGATCAGTATTTCTCAAAGCAACAGCAACAACATCAAATTGGGAGAAATACTTACTACCTACGGCTATCCGGCAAAATTCGGCACAAAAATAACCTACACCAGCGGCGATTTTAGCGGCGTGGACGGCAATTATCTGAAAACAACCGCTATTATTGAGCACGGCAATTCCGGCGGAGGCGCGTATTTAAAAAATGGCGCGTTTATCGGCATTCCAACCGCCGTAGTAAAAGGCAGTTTAAACTCCTTGGGCTATTTACTGTCAATCAATAAAGTAAACAGCTGGCTTAATAATTCTATAGCATATAACTACAATAATAATGACAATAATTATTCGCGGGTTTCGGCTTTGTTAGAAGATATAAATTTGAACACTCTTGATTCTTTGGGCCTGTTCTTGCCTGGAGATGAGAAAAATCTTAAAACCCAAACAGAAAGCCAAAGCGTAATAGCCGAAGAAAAATTGTTGACCACCAAAATTGACAGCAGTTTATCAAGAAGAGTGAGTGGAAATATTCTGTTGCAGGTGGAAAAGAAAGGCGAAGGGTGGTATGTATATCCGGATAATAAAAAGAAGTATTATTTAGGCCGTCCGGCAGACGCTTTTAGCATTATGCGGAATTTGGGATTGGGAATCAAACACAGCGAACTTAGCATTTATCTCAATTCAAAATTTCCCAGCAGATTATCCGGGAAAATATTATTGGATGTTGAGCAAAAAGGCGAAGCGTATTATATCAATCCAAACGACTTAAAGGGCTACTACCTTAGCAAGCCAGCAGACGCATTCAGAATTATGCGAGAACTCGGGCTGGGAATCACTAATGATGACATAAGGAAAATTGACGTTGGTGAGACAGAATAAAAATATCCAATTATTTGTAGACATCTTTCTTGTCTTATTCTAATATATATGCTATTATTAGAATAAGCTAATTCTTTATTATAACCGTTAGAATAACGAAACTCCTTATTCTAACCGCAAAATATGGCTAACCAACCCTTTAATCCGCCCGCCTTACCGCCAAAAATCAACTATGAGCCACTGATTGACCATATTATCAGGGCCCACCGCGCCCTGGCCGGGCTTGATTCCCTGCTTGGCGCTTTACCCAACCCGAACCTATTGGGCCGAACCATGCAAACCAAAGAAGCGGTGGAAAGTTCAAAAATAGAGGGTACCCAAGCCACGATCAACGAAGTCTTGGCGTATGAAGCGGAACCGGGGAAAAAGGAAGATGCCAAGAAAAAACAAGACATAAACGAGATTATAAATTACCGCCAGGCTTTGGACTTGGGAGTAAAAAGTTTAACCACACTGCCGTTGTCCGAAAACTTGATTAAAAAACTGCATGCCACCCTGCTTAAATCCGGCCGGGGCGCCAATAAAGCGCCGGGTGAATTTAGAAAAATACAGGTGTACATCGGCAAGCCCGGAGCCACTATTTCCGAAGCGTCATATATTCCCCCGGCTGCTAACGGCATAATCTCCTTATTCAGCAATTTGGAAAAATACCTTAATAGCGGCGATGAAAAAGACAAATTAGTGCAAATCGCGGTGGCCCATTATCAATTTGAAGCTATCCACCCTTTTTTGGACGGCAACGGCCGGGTCGGCCGGCTGATTATCTCTCTGTTTTTGTACGAGAAAAAATTATTATCGCACCCGTTTCTGTATTTGAGCGAATTTTTTGAGGAGCACCGCCGGGATTATTACGAATTATTGAGCAATGTGAGCGCCAAGCAGGATTGGGAAAGCTGGATAAAATTTTTCTTGAACGCCCTGGCCACCCAAGCCCAAAAAGCCGAAGCCATTGGCAAGGAAATTCTGAAACTCCACAGCGGCTATAAAGAAAAAATTATAGCCATCAACTCCATGTATGCCAATAACTTATTGGACGCGATTTTTATTCGGCCGATTTTTACCACTGCCAGCCTGCGGCCGCACGTTAAAATGAAAAATACCCAGACATTTTTCAGCTTAGTGGCAAAATTCGCCGCCGCCGGAATTTTAGAAGAAGCCAACCCCAAAAAAAGACGCAATAAAGTTTATGTCTTCACGGAATTAATGAAGCTTTTGAATAAATAAAGAGTTTTGGGCAAAGGGCATTCACCCCTAACCCCTCTGCCCCTTGCCCAAAACAAAAAATAAATTTAAGATTTAAGAAAAAAAAGCCTACCAAAAGACATCAAAAAAAATATTTTTAGAACAGCGTATAACACTGAATATGCGGTTCAAAAACATTGCCCCTTAGATATGATCGGTCGCAATGTTTTTTCACCCATATTTGCCTCCGCTACGCTTTGGCAAACATCGCATATTCAGGAACGTTGTAACCGCTCAACAAGACCGTAGAGACCAAAACGATTATTTCCATCAGCAAATAAACATATTCGTAAAAAATTTGAGTGACGGCAATGAGGTGCAAATCCTGTCCACCCAAGGAGATGTAAGAGAAACGGGATGGGTTAGTGCAAGCTTTAGTCCTGACAGCAAATACGGCGTATACAATCTAAACAAGCAGCTCTGGATTCTTGACGCTGAAACTGGAGAAAAAACACAGCTTACAACCGAGTTGAGAGAGTACCGCGAACCTCGTTGGTCTACGGACGGAAATAAAATTATCTATACTACGGGTGAAGAAGTAAGATTAATTAAACTGACATTTTGATTCTATCAAATACATATATTTCCCTTGAACCTGCCCATGAGGCGGGCAGACACCCCATTAGTTCCCCTCCGCCCTTTACCTATCAATTCATGAAACCAACACCAAACAACTTCGCCTACATTGACGCCGCCAACTTGCACCGGGGCGTTATTCAGCTTGGCTGGCAATTGGATTACAAGAAATTCCGGATCTGGCTGAAAGAGAAATACGGCGTTAGCCAGGCCTATCTTTTCATCGGTCTGGTGCCCAAGCACAAAGATTTATACACCAGCTTGCAGGAAGCCGGCTTTACCCTTGTCTATAAAGAAATAACCTATGACGGCGAGGGCAAGGTCAAAGGAAATTGCGACGCTGATTTGGTGCTTAAAACCACCCGCGACGCTTACGAAAACTCGTTTGCGCAAGCGATT containing:
- a CDS encoding trypsin-like peptidase domain-containing protein, with the translated sequence MQKQFTIYFILIFILGLTSLNFIQKVKASDIPVPIAYWNLNDQDAINAGLASDQMGNYNMQIVDGTWDSNAYDGGSVVFSCMKTDYNACGAKISNALPELSKFTILYRVKLKGPINNTLRRIVDSTGGFHTYFDGNSIMISGNGMKNSIDEPISVSENWYHFAVVYDNADGYYFYKNGNLAEYSTTSGNKISSGIWSFGYGGGVQGDASANIIQLDEIKIYDTALTSDQILEENNYNEIRCKADIYQYGEWGSCQPDGTKTRTATKTFNCPYTNNEPENATTSCSYIPPTCTSWQYSNWSQCSNSGQQIRTIISSSPSGCVDGKPILNQSCNYTPVCTVNNWSCDNWSGCSSGGTQTRSCNKISNCEGGISAPTTSQSCTYTPTCSADTWQCENWGSCSPQGIQARSCTRTYDCPSAETAAPATSQYCVAPNQPKQQSPTEDLGIVNQSTIIKSTVKLVCPVNSTTASQGSGTVINSTGLILTNKHVIDDTAGCLVGFIDDYGDEPYFGDRQIADIYKISSDADVAVLKLRNPSNKPLTSISISQSNSNNIKLGEILTTYGYPAKFGTKITYTSGDFSGVDGNYLKTTAIIEHGNSGGGAYLKNGAFIGIPTAVVKGSLNSLGYLLSINKVNSWLNNSIAYNYNNNDNNYSRVSALLEDINLNTLDSLGLFLPGDEKNLKTQTESQSVIAEEKLLTTKIDSSLSRRVSGNILLQVEKKGEGWYVYPDNKKKYYLGRPADAFSIMRNLGLGIKHSELSIYLNSKFPSRLSGKILLDVEQKGEAYYINPNDLKGYYLSKPADAFRIMRELGLGITNDDIRKIDVGETE
- a CDS encoding PD40 domain-containing protein; this encodes MSDGNEVQILSTQGDVRETGWVSASFSPDSKYGVYNLNKQLWILDAETGEKTQLTTELREYREPRWSTDGNKIIYTTGEEVRLIKLTF
- a CDS encoding NYN domain-containing protein; protein product: MKPTPNNFAYIDAANLHRGVIQLGWQLDYKKFRIWLKEKYGVSQAYLFIGLVPKHKDLYTSLQEAGFTLVYKEITYDGEGKVKGNCDADLVLKTTRDAYENSFAQAILVSSDGDYAGLVKFLLERNKFMGIISPSVSAKCSVLLKRTGARIAYINDQRSILEITKGGQKEKAPGRD
- a CDS encoding Fic family protein, with the protein product MANQPFNPPALPPKINYEPLIDHIIRAHRALAGLDSLLGALPNPNLLGRTMQTKEAVESSKIEGTQATINEVLAYEAEPGKKEDAKKKQDINEIINYRQALDLGVKSLTTLPLSENLIKKLHATLLKSGRGANKAPGEFRKIQVYIGKPGATISEASYIPPAANGIISLFSNLEKYLNSGDEKDKLVQIAVAHYQFEAIHPFLDGNGRVGRLIISLFLYEKKLLSHPFLYLSEFFEEHRRDYYELLSNVSAKQDWESWIKFFLNALATQAQKAEAIGKEILKLHSGYKEKIIAINSMYANNLLDAIFIRPIFTTASLRPHVKMKNTQTFFSLVAKFAAAGILEEANPKKRRNKVYVFTELMKLLNK